From one Ochrobactrum vermis genomic stretch:
- a CDS encoding TRAP transporter small permease, with translation MKVLVDFYFTAARFAIACLLGGMVVLVFGNVVLRYAFNQGITVSEELSRIFFIWLTFLGAVVALRDHAHLGVDSLVRRLSPSGARIALVAGHIMMFGATWLVLSGSWTQTLINIPTLAPATGMSMGWFYGAGLAFAVPALLIIAWNGFGIATGRIDVAKTHFVTDSEEHVTPVPTDENRK, from the coding sequence GTGAAAGTTTTAGTGGATTTCTATTTTACGGCGGCACGGTTCGCTATTGCCTGCCTTCTCGGCGGCATGGTGGTACTTGTGTTCGGCAATGTGGTGCTGCGCTACGCCTTCAATCAGGGCATAACGGTTTCAGAAGAACTGTCGCGCATCTTCTTTATCTGGCTCACGTTTCTTGGCGCGGTGGTCGCCCTGCGCGACCATGCTCATCTGGGCGTGGATTCGCTGGTGCGCCGCCTGTCGCCTTCAGGCGCACGCATTGCGCTGGTCGCCGGTCATATCATGATGTTCGGCGCAACATGGCTCGTTCTTTCGGGAAGCTGGACGCAGACCCTTATCAATATTCCGACACTGGCTCCGGCGACGGGTATGTCTATGGGCTGGTTCTATGGCGCGGGACTGGCCTTTGCCGTCCCCGCACTTTTGATCATTGCGTGGAACGGTTTCGGCATCGCAACCGGGCGGATCGACGTCGCCAAGACGCATTTCGTGACGGATAGCGAGGAGCATGTCACGCCCGTCCCGACCGATGAAAATCGCAAATAG
- a CDS encoding DUF922 domain-containing Zn-dependent protease — protein sequence MKKAAAFALLGIVLAAPALAEDNWKAVEEIKTYAIAGKTGPGLYESIGERGPKIGGGKTRVIAHTSYVLTWDRQFDRSNNACTILSATPKLKITYTLPKPSQKLASPVKEHWETFAEGIRKHELVHGDHAKDMTREIVRRTVGLSVPNDPKCQKIRKVLIKEITDMVDVQRAQGRAFDRVEMGNGGNVHQLILALVNGG from the coding sequence TTGAAAAAAGCGGCAGCATTCGCATTACTTGGAATTGTGTTGGCGGCACCCGCACTCGCTGAAGACAACTGGAAAGCCGTCGAGGAAATCAAGACCTACGCCATTGCCGGGAAAACCGGTCCCGGACTTTACGAATCCATTGGCGAGCGCGGTCCGAAGATCGGCGGCGGCAAAACCCGGGTCATCGCCCATACCAGCTATGTGCTGACCTGGGACCGGCAGTTCGACCGCTCCAATAATGCCTGCACGATCCTGTCGGCCACGCCGAAGCTGAAGATCACCTATACGCTGCCGAAGCCCTCGCAGAAGCTTGCCTCCCCGGTGAAGGAACATTGGGAGACTTTTGCCGAAGGCATCCGCAAGCACGAGCTTGTGCATGGCGACCATGCCAAGGATATGACCCGCGAGATCGTGCGCCGGACCGTTGGCCTGTCGGTTCCAAACGATCCCAAATGCCAGAAGATCCGCAAGGTTCTGATCAAGGAAATCACCGATATGGTGGACGTGCAGCGCGCTCAAGGCCGCGCTTTCGACAGGGTGGAGATGGGCAATGGCGGCAATGTTCACCAGCTTATTCTGGCGCTGGTGAACGGCGGCTAG
- a CDS encoding ABC transporter substrate-binding protein, whose amino-acid sequence MKNQRIIAMATMALGLSAAFVSGASAETKTLYIGMNGGNMERAYTEHVLPEFEKANDVKVVVVPGTSADILAKATAQKDKPQMHVMLLDDGVMVRAINAGLCQKISDDPVLSDIQPAARLKDDMAIGVDMGMTGIAYNKKLFDEKGWAAPTSWMDFADEKYANAVVFQSASASTFGLHAFLMFNRIQGGDDKNLEPGFEKFPDTIGKNVLEFIPSSAKISEMVQTGEAAIFPLTPTGVNNLKDKGIPVEYAQPKEGSVILAVTECVLAGNSEPELSQKLAHYLLSADAQSKALDHGNVIPSNQKAKAGTPEAQAKLDAFNGYMKTAKTLDWDAVNEGRQQLNSRWNRTIEK is encoded by the coding sequence ATGAAAAATCAACGTATTATCGCCATGGCGACAATGGCACTCGGCCTATCGGCAGCTTTTGTATCGGGCGCATCGGCTGAAACCAAGACGCTCTATATCGGCATGAATGGCGGCAACATGGAGCGCGCCTATACCGAGCACGTTCTGCCGGAATTCGAAAAGGCCAACGACGTCAAGGTCGTTGTCGTGCCGGGCACTTCGGCTGATATTCTGGCCAAGGCAACCGCGCAGAAAGACAAGCCACAAATGCATGTCATGCTGCTCGATGACGGCGTCATGGTGCGTGCGATCAATGCTGGCCTTTGCCAGAAAATCTCCGACGATCCGGTTCTTTCTGACATTCAGCCGGCGGCTCGTCTGAAGGACGACATGGCAATCGGCGTCGATATGGGCATGACCGGCATTGCCTATAACAAGAAGCTGTTCGACGAAAAGGGCTGGGCAGCTCCAACCTCATGGATGGATTTCGCTGACGAAAAATATGCGAATGCCGTTGTGTTCCAGTCGGCTTCCGCCTCGACTTTCGGTCTCCATGCATTTCTGATGTTCAACCGCATTCAGGGTGGTGACGACAAGAACCTCGAACCGGGTTTCGAAAAGTTCCCGGACACCATTGGCAAGAACGTTCTGGAATTCATCCCGTCCTCGGCCAAGATTTCGGAAATGGTTCAGACTGGCGAAGCCGCGATCTTCCCGCTGACGCCAACCGGTGTAAACAACCTGAAGGACAAGGGCATTCCGGTTGAATATGCACAGCCGAAGGAAGGTTCCGTCATTCTCGCAGTGACTGAATGCGTTCTCGCAGGCAACAGCGAACCTGAACTGAGCCAGAAACTCGCACATTACCTGCTTTCCGCTGATGCGCAGAGCAAGGCGCTCGATCATGGCAACGTCATTCCGTCGAACCAGAAGGCAAAGGCCGGGACACCGGAAGCACAGGCCAAGCTCGACGCTTTCAATGGTTACATGAAAACAGCAAAAACGCTCGATTGGGACGCAGTCAATGAAGGCCGTCAGCAGCTCAACAGCCGCTGGAACCGCACCATCGAAAAGTAA
- a CDS encoding NAD(P)/FAD-dependent oxidoreductase — translation MIRQLQADAVIIGGGIVGGSAALFMRQAGLSVILLDKGFCGAQASGVNYGGVRRQGRAPEQLPLAQRSHKLWARLPELIGIDGEYNRSGHLKLARTKAHFAKLEAYAEKVRPLGLDVELIGGNAVRERFPWLPGDVAGASLCAEDGNANPRLVSPAFARAALAAGATVLENTPVIEARETGDGFAVLAGDGIEIRSRLLFNCAGAWSDQFAASFGEPVPLTRIYPTMVVTEPMPFRLPMSLGEEGGGFYGRQVTRGNYVMGGGRGTPLENPDFSRPSVNAASSVMLRAIELFPHLQHAQVIRFWSGTEAEMPDDNPVIGPSSRVKNLYHAFGFCGAGFQTGPAVGAVLADLALKGETETPIDAFSINRFNLKLNHEGNQA, via the coding sequence ATGATCAGGCAACTTCAGGCGGATGCGGTGATTATTGGCGGCGGGATTGTTGGCGGATCGGCGGCACTTTTCATGCGTCAGGCCGGATTGTCGGTCATCCTGCTCGACAAGGGCTTTTGCGGTGCGCAGGCAAGCGGCGTCAATTATGGCGGCGTTCGCAGGCAGGGTCGCGCACCAGAACAGCTTCCGCTTGCGCAGCGTTCGCACAAATTGTGGGCGCGTCTGCCGGAACTGATCGGTATCGATGGCGAATATAACCGCAGCGGACATTTGAAGCTTGCCCGTACCAAAGCGCATTTCGCCAAGCTTGAAGCCTATGCAGAAAAAGTCAGACCGCTCGGGCTTGATGTCGAGCTGATCGGCGGCAATGCCGTGCGCGAACGTTTCCCATGGCTTCCGGGCGATGTCGCAGGTGCTTCGCTTTGTGCGGAAGATGGTAATGCCAATCCGCGTCTGGTTTCGCCTGCTTTTGCCCGCGCCGCGCTGGCTGCAGGTGCCACCGTTCTGGAAAACACACCGGTCATCGAAGCGCGTGAAACCGGCGACGGTTTTGCCGTTCTGGCTGGCGACGGCATTGAGATCCGCTCGCGCCTTCTGTTCAATTGCGCCGGTGCCTGGTCGGATCAGTTCGCGGCTTCGTTCGGCGAGCCGGTTCCGTTGACGCGGATTTATCCCACAATGGTTGTGACCGAGCCGATGCCGTTTCGCTTGCCGATGAGCCTCGGCGAAGAAGGCGGTGGTTTCTACGGCCGTCAGGTCACACGCGGCAATTATGTCATGGGTGGCGGACGCGGTACGCCGCTTGAAAACCCGGACTTTTCGCGGCCTTCGGTCAATGCGGCTTCCTCGGTAATGCTGCGTGCAATCGAGCTGTTTCCGCATCTTCAACATGCACAGGTGATCCGTTTCTGGTCAGGAACCGAGGCTGAAATGCCGGACGACAACCCGGTGATCGGGCCAAGCAGTCGGGTCAAGAACCTTTATCACGCCTTCGGCTTTTGCGGCGCCGGTTTCCAGACCGGACCGGCAGTCGGCGCGGTCCTCGCAGACCTTGCGCTCAAGGGCGAGACAGAAACACCGATCGATGCATTTTCGATCAACCGCTTCAATCTAAAACTTAACCACGAAGGGAACCAAGCATGA
- a CDS encoding NAD(P)/FAD-dependent oxidoreductase, translating into MSALLNPVIVGAGPAGIRAAETLVKAGLKPIVLDEGFRSGGQIYRRPLFDDGRSYKARYGSEAHKAEALHKTFDTLRGAIDYRPETLIWNITRSEGDRLDLLTKGAHSQLPYSHLILATGATDRVLPFKGWTKPGVYTLGASQTALKAQGCTVGERVVFMGSGPLLYLVAWQYHHAGAKVAAVLDTAPFTSKFHLAHLALYAPRIVALGAYYGLRLKLGGVPIHYNVRPDEVLGEGHVEGIRFRTGKHVREAQCDALAYGFALRPETQLADLAGCEFRFEERDRAWLPAADRFGRSSREGVYVAGDGAGIAGADAAEIRGSLAAIALLRDRGLPFDEGTERGLLTKLDHIYRERLIVEKAFPFPRDWFDTIAGDVTLCRCEEIAVRDAKAVIGQGDTREINRLKALTRVGMGRCQGRMCTAAAAELLASMQDKAPAEAGRIRAQAPVKPIPLGFGAPAKEGASS; encoded by the coding sequence ATGAGCGCGTTGCTCAATCCGGTTATTGTTGGCGCTGGTCCCGCAGGCATTCGCGCTGCCGAAACGCTGGTCAAGGCGGGTCTTAAACCCATCGTGCTTGATGAAGGCTTTCGTTCAGGTGGTCAGATTTATCGCCGTCCGCTTTTCGATGATGGCCGCAGCTATAAAGCGCGCTATGGTTCGGAAGCGCATAAGGCCGAAGCGCTGCACAAGACTTTTGACACGCTGCGCGGCGCAATCGATTATCGCCCGGAAACGCTCATCTGGAATATCACGCGCAGCGAAGGTGATCGTCTCGATCTTCTGACCAAAGGCGCGCATAGCCAGTTGCCCTATAGCCATCTCATTCTGGCAACCGGCGCAACCGACCGGGTTCTGCCGTTCAAAGGCTGGACCAAGCCCGGTGTCTATACGCTGGGTGCATCGCAAACGGCGCTCAAAGCGCAAGGCTGTACGGTTGGCGAACGCGTGGTGTTCATGGGTTCGGGGCCGCTGCTTTATCTGGTGGCCTGGCAGTATCATCATGCAGGTGCGAAGGTCGCAGCGGTTCTCGACACAGCACCCTTCACCTCCAAGTTTCATCTGGCACATCTCGCGCTTTATGCGCCGCGTATCGTGGCGCTCGGCGCCTATTATGGTCTGCGTCTCAAGCTTGGTGGCGTGCCGATCCATTATAATGTTCGGCCGGATGAGGTTCTGGGCGAAGGCCATGTTGAAGGCATTCGCTTTCGCACGGGCAAGCACGTGCGCGAGGCTCAGTGCGATGCGCTGGCTTATGGTTTTGCGCTGCGTCCTGAAACCCAGCTTGCCGATCTCGCCGGTTGCGAATTCCGCTTTGAAGAACGCGACCGTGCATGGCTTCCTGCAGCCGACAGGTTTGGCCGTTCAAGCCGCGAAGGTGTTTATGTAGCGGGTGACGGTGCAGGCATTGCCGGTGCCGATGCTGCTGAAATTCGTGGGTCATTGGCCGCGATTGCTTTGCTGCGCGATAGGGGCCTGCCATTTGACGAAGGCACGGAACGCGGGCTTCTCACGAAGCTCGATCATATCTATCGCGAGCGCCTGATCGTCGAAAAAGCCTTCCCGTTCCCGCGCGACTGGTTCGACACGATTGCTGGCGATGTTACGCTTTGCCGTTGCGAAGAAATCGCGGTGCGTGATGCGAAGGCAGTCATCGGCCAAGGTGATACGCGTGAGATCAACCGGCTCAAAGCGCTTACCCGTGTCGGCATGGGCCGCTGTCAGGGGCGCATGTGTACCGCTGCCGCCGCAGAACTTCTGGCGTCGATGCAGGACAAGGCGCCTGCTGAAGCCGGGCGCATCCGTGCTCAGGCACCGGTCAAGCCGATCCCGCTCGGCTTTGGCGCTCCGGCCAAGGAAGGCGCTTCGTCATGA
- a CDS encoding (2Fe-2S)-binding protein → MTIPVSPSAAQFRRRYRLTEQPISFSLDGAPCEGRRGDTVLTAILSVQGKVRHTEFTGEPRAGFCLIGACQDCHVMTAEGYRLRACTTLLEDGMAFVTEPAL, encoded by the coding sequence ATGACGATTCCGGTTTCACCTTCGGCGGCCCAGTTCCGCAGACGGTATCGGCTGACTGAGCAGCCGATCAGCTTCTCGCTTGACGGTGCGCCTTGCGAGGGCCGCCGTGGCGACACGGTGTTGACCGCCATTCTCTCGGTGCAGGGAAAGGTGCGTCATACCGAATTTACCGGCGAACCGCGTGCGGGCTTCTGCCTGATCGGCGCATGTCAGGATTGTCATGTGATGACTGCCGAGGGCTACAGGCTTCGTGCCTGCACCACGCTTCTGGAAGACGGCATGGCATTTGTAACGGAGCCAGCATTATGA
- a CDS encoding ABC transporter permease, protein MVKNGPFALFFHTLIVIFMLAPMVVVCLVAFTPENTLTMPWAGPNAGLSLRWFRAVFAHNDFMTAFGNSLKLALFSATISTVLAVPSGLAIAHYAFRGRDALNALFLSPLIIPHLVLGVAFLRLFTLMGFTGTFGWLVAAHTIVVTPYALRLILASLGSMDRNAENAARTLGAGEWTVFRRITLPLLLPGLSGGWLLAFINSFDELTMSIFVTSPSTVTLPVRMYMYASESIDPMMAAVSALMILVATVTMIIIDRMFGLDRLLVGKG, encoded by the coding sequence ATGGTCAAGAACGGTCCTTTTGCCCTTTTCTTCCACACGCTGATCGTCATCTTCATGCTGGCGCCGATGGTTGTGGTGTGTCTGGTGGCTTTCACGCCGGAAAACACGCTGACCATGCCGTGGGCTGGCCCAAATGCCGGCTTGTCGCTGCGCTGGTTCCGGGCGGTTTTCGCGCATAACGACTTCATGACGGCCTTTGGCAACAGTCTGAAGCTTGCTCTGTTCTCGGCAACCATTTCAACGGTACTTGCCGTGCCGTCAGGCCTTGCAATCGCACACTATGCATTCCGTGGCCGCGATGCGCTCAACGCGCTGTTCCTGTCGCCGCTGATCATTCCGCATCTGGTTCTGGGCGTTGCGTTCCTGCGTCTTTTCACGCTGATGGGCTTCACCGGCACATTTGGCTGGCTGGTCGCCGCACATACGATTGTCGTCACGCCCTATGCGCTGCGCCTGATCCTTGCCTCGCTTGGCAGCATGGACCGCAATGCGGAAAATGCGGCGCGGACGCTCGGTGCCGGAGAGTGGACCGTGTTCCGTCGTATCACCCTGCCATTGCTTTTGCCGGGGCTGTCAGGCGGCTGGCTGCTTGCCTTCATCAATTCGTTCGACGAGCTGACCATGTCGATCTTCGTCACTTCGCCGTCCACGGTTACGCTGCCGGTTCGCATGTATATGTATGCAAGCGAATCCATCGATCCGATGATGGCGGCTGTGTCGGCCCTGATGATCCTCGTTGCCACCGTGACCATGATCATTATTGATCGCATGTTCGGCCTCGACCGTCTTCTGGTGGGCAAGGGCTGA
- a CDS encoding ABC transporter permease has protein sequence MSAVTSQDTSAAPKRQRDLTPLFLVGPSTLLFFALVLLPLGLTVLLSFNSYSYDKGIENVYSLANYVQVLKDPYYLSIFWRTLKLALITTVITVLIGVPEAYILSNMRKPWRSIFLLVIIGPLLVSVVVRTFGWSMLLGRNGLVNSALDMIGLPTTQILYSETAIVIGLVHIMLPFMVIPVWTVLQKLDPSVEAAALTLGASRLTALRRVVFPQAVLGILSGSLIVFALSASSFAIPGLLGGRRLKMAATVVYDEFLIELNWPLGAAIAIIVLVANLVIMIAYNRLLEGQAKKKLG, from the coding sequence ATGTCTGCTGTCACTTCACAGGATACATCCGCCGCGCCCAAGCGACAGCGCGATCTGACGCCGCTCTTTCTGGTCGGACCATCGACGCTTTTATTCTTTGCGCTGGTGCTGCTGCCGCTCGGCCTCACCGTGCTGCTTTCCTTCAACAGCTACAGCTACGACAAGGGCATCGAGAACGTCTATTCGCTTGCCAATTATGTGCAGGTTCTGAAAGACCCTTATTATCTTTCGATCTTCTGGCGCACACTCAAGCTCGCGCTGATCACAACCGTCATCACGGTGCTGATCGGTGTGCCGGAAGCCTATATTCTGTCCAATATGCGCAAGCCATGGCGGTCGATCTTCCTGCTGGTCATCATCGGCCCGCTTCTGGTTTCAGTCGTGGTACGCACATTCGGCTGGAGCATGTTGCTGGGTCGCAATGGCCTTGTGAACAGCGCGCTCGACATGATCGGCCTGCCGACCACGCAGATCCTTTACAGCGAAACGGCCATTGTCATCGGTCTGGTGCATATCATGCTGCCATTCATGGTGATCCCGGTCTGGACCGTGCTGCAAAAGCTCGACCCGTCGGTGGAAGCAGCGGCGCTGACGCTTGGTGCATCGCGCCTGACCGCGCTTCGCCGCGTGGTGTTTCCGCAGGCCGTGCTGGGCATTCTGTCGGGTAGCCTCATCGTATTTGCGCTTTCGGCCAGCTCCTTTGCCATTCCGGGTCTGCTTGGCGGACGTCGTCTCAAGATGGCGGCAACCGTTGTCTATGACGAGTTCCTGATCGAGCTGAACTGGCCGCTGGGTGCTGCCATCGCCATCATCGTTCTGGTCGCCAATCTCGTGATCATGATTGCCTATAACCGTCTGCTCGAAGGGCAGGCCAAGAAGAAGCTGGGATAG
- a CDS encoding ABC transporter ATP-binding protein, with amino-acid sequence MNFLTLSGISRHYGKFAAVDNFNLTIEKGEFISLLGPSGCGKTTTLQMIAGLVPPTAGTITLDGREITRLAPAKRELGVVFQSYALFPHMTVAQNVSFGLEMRNVPKAEREKRVRDVLELVHLGALADRYPREMSGGQRQRVAIARALVINPPVLLLDEPLSNLDAQLREEMQFELRRIQRTVGITTIMVTHDQAEALSISDRIVVMEKGIITQVDAPYKLYEHPHNHFISNFVGKSNFLKARAEGDMIALAETAIRFPANGRQVSGELSVFIRPEKVQLVAAGEGHVAGEVSTRYFMGAQWLLGVTTPAGQLSVALPNLGNPPPAEGTAVGLSWNHDDCRILTAGVN; translated from the coding sequence ATGAACTTTTTGACCCTTTCCGGAATTTCCCGCCACTACGGCAAGTTCGCGGCTGTCGACAATTTCAATCTGACGATTGAAAAGGGCGAGTTCATTTCGCTTCTCGGCCCTTCCGGCTGCGGCAAGACCACAACCTTGCAGATGATTGCCGGTCTGGTGCCGCCAACGGCAGGCACGATCACGCTTGATGGGCGCGAGATCACGCGCCTTGCGCCAGCCAAGCGCGAACTCGGCGTTGTCTTCCAGAGCTATGCGCTCTTCCCGCACATGACAGTTGCGCAGAATGTGAGCTTCGGCCTTGAAATGCGCAATGTTCCAAAGGCAGAGCGCGAAAAGCGCGTTCGCGACGTGCTGGAACTGGTACATCTCGGTGCCCTTGCCGATCGTTACCCGCGTGAAATGTCGGGCGGTCAGCGTCAGCGTGTGGCCATTGCGCGCGCGCTGGTCATCAATCCGCCGGTTCTGCTGCTCGATGAGCCGCTCTCCAATCTCGATGCGCAGTTGCGTGAAGAAATGCAGTTCGAGCTGCGCCGCATCCAGCGCACCGTCGGCATCACCACCATCATGGTGACGCATGATCAGGCCGAAGCGCTTTCGATCAGCGACCGTATCGTGGTTATGGAAAAGGGCATCATCACGCAGGTCGATGCGCCCTACAAGCTCTATGAGCATCCGCATAACCACTTCATTTCCAACTTCGTCGGCAAGTCGAACTTCCTGAAAGCGCGCGCCGAAGGCGATATGATCGCACTGGCCGAAACCGCGATCCGCTTCCCGGCAAATGGCAGACAGGTTTCCGGCGAGCTTTCGGTCTTCATCCGTCCTGAAAAGGTGCAGCTTGTTGCGGCGGGCGAAGGTCATGTCGCTGGTGAAGTCTCGACCCGCTACTTCATGGGCGCGCAGTGGTTGCTTGGCGTGACGACACCTGCCGGCCAGCTTTCGGTCGCCCTGCCTAATCTCGGCAACCCGCCGCCGGCTGAAGGCACGGCGGTTGGTCTTAGCTGGAACCATGACGATTGCCGCATCCTCACCGCTGGGGTGAACTGA
- a CDS encoding IclR family transcriptional regulator, with the protein MDDISENPKSGAALNSSLVKAIHILKGLAASTDASTDNGVRLIDLARDLDLSQPSAHRLLKTLIAENLVEQLPDKKAYRLSLEFFAMAAQARQRDGILSIARPSLLRLSTTFNDTVFLLVRSNFDAVCLDRVEGPFPIRSFTGDIGGKVPLGIGQGSLAILAFLPEEEREAIIRFNMPRILDKSSVDEVDLRIMIEEVRHTGAATFNFNMIDGMAGLGVPILNRDGEAVAALSIGTLAARLTEKRQQTVTELLRKEAAIISQKLNPFDPTLRHPNQALLK; encoded by the coding sequence ATGGATGATATATCTGAGAATCCGAAATCCGGCGCCGCACTTAACTCAAGTCTGGTGAAAGCCATCCATATTTTGAAAGGTCTGGCTGCCAGCACTGATGCCAGCACGGACAACGGCGTGCGGCTCATCGATCTGGCGCGGGATCTCGATCTCAGCCAGCCATCGGCGCATCGTTTGCTGAAGACGCTGATTGCGGAAAACCTCGTCGAACAGCTTCCCGACAAAAAGGCCTATCGCCTGTCGCTGGAGTTTTTTGCGATGGCCGCGCAGGCGCGCCAGCGCGACGGCATATTAAGCATTGCCCGCCCGTCGCTCTTGCGGCTTTCGACCACTTTCAACGACACGGTCTTCCTGCTGGTACGTAGCAATTTTGATGCGGTTTGCCTTGACCGTGTGGAGGGGCCGTTTCCGATCCGCTCCTTTACGGGCGATATTGGCGGCAAGGTACCGCTCGGCATTGGTCAGGGCAGTCTCGCCATCCTCGCCTTCCTGCCCGAGGAAGAGCGCGAGGCGATCATCCGTTTCAACATGCCCCGCATTCTGGACAAGTCTTCCGTCGACGAGGTCGACCTGCGCATCATGATCGAGGAAGTACGCCACACGGGTGCCGCTACCTTCAACTTCAATATGATCGATGGCATGGCGGGTCTCGGTGTACCTATCTTGAACCGCGACGGTGAAGCTGTGGCCGCACTCAGTATCGGGACGCTTGCGGCCCGACTGACCGAAAAGCGCCAGCAGACCGTGACCGAGCTGTTACGCAAGGAAGCGGCGATCATCTCACAAAAGCTCAATCCGTTCGACCCGACGCTGCGGCATCCCAATCAGGCTTTGTTGAAATAA
- a CDS encoding BMP family ABC transporter substrate-binding protein: MIKSTRRGIIHLAFALAASTAMGTFATTAAQAQDKILLIINGALGDKSFFDSAAKGMKMIKDKYGDDVETKILEIGDDPTKWEPVFLDASEQDWDLIIGGTYQMSETVGSVAQQYPDKKYVLYDASVPYEEGGYDNVYSIQYKQNEGSYLGGMLAASLLKDGKLGDTGKNLGFLGGMDIPVINDFLVGYIAGAQSIMPDAKIAISYAGSFMDAAKGKELGLAQYRSDVSLGFVVASQTGLGQLSAAKETGKYVLGVDSDQEAIFKDSDPAIAKQVVSSVLKNVDVSLLQAYERFKAGDLPFGKAEALGLKEGAVGIVQDGNMASMATQEMKDAIKKASDEISEGKITVPTAFGMSTEDLNTIRNKVRP; the protein is encoded by the coding sequence GTGATCAAATCCACCAGACGGGGAATAATCCACCTTGCCTTTGCTCTTGCCGCATCGACGGCGATGGGCACTTTCGCCACCACGGCGGCACAGGCTCAGGACAAGATCCTGCTCATCATCAATGGCGCGCTCGGCGACAAGTCGTTCTTCGACAGCGCCGCCAAGGGTATGAAGATGATCAAGGACAAATATGGCGACGACGTCGAGACCAAGATTCTCGAAATCGGTGACGATCCGACCAAATGGGAACCGGTGTTCCTCGATGCGTCCGAGCAGGACTGGGATCTGATCATCGGCGGCACCTACCAGATGTCGGAAACCGTTGGTTCCGTCGCCCAGCAATATCCGGACAAGAAATATGTCCTCTACGATGCAAGCGTGCCTTATGAAGAAGGCGGCTATGACAACGTCTATTCCATCCAGTACAAGCAGAATGAAGGTTCCTATCTCGGCGGCATGCTGGCGGCTTCGCTCCTGAAGGACGGCAAGCTTGGCGATACCGGCAAGAATCTCGGCTTCCTTGGCGGCATGGACATTCCGGTCATCAACGACTTCCTCGTCGGCTATATCGCCGGTGCGCAGTCGATCATGCCCGATGCCAAGATCGCGATCTCCTATGCCGGCTCCTTCATGGATGCGGCGAAGGGCAAGGAACTCGGCCTCGCGCAGTATCGTTCCGACGTTTCACTCGGCTTCGTCGTCGCTTCGCAGACCGGCCTCGGCCAGCTTTCGGCTGCCAAGGAAACCGGCAAATATGTTCTGGGGGTCGATTCCGATCAGGAAGCGATCTTCAAGGACAGCGATCCGGCCATCGCCAAGCAGGTTGTCAGCTCCGTTCTGAAGAATGTCGATGTCAGCCTTCTGCAGGCCTATGAACGCTTCAAGGCAGGCGATCTTCCGTTCGGTAAAGCCGAAGCGCTCGGCCTCAAGGAAGGCGCTGTCGGCATCGTGCAGGACGGCAACATGGCTTCCATGGCCACGCAGGAAATGAAGGACGCCATCAAAAAGGCTTCCGACGAGATTTCCGAAGGCAAGATCACCGTTCCAACCGCATTCGGGATGAGCACCGAGGATCTCAACACGATCCGCAACAAGGTTCGTCCCTGA